DNA sequence from the Maribacter dokdonensis DSW-8 genome:
TTATAAAAAAATGATGTAAAAAGAAAATTAATTGAGTTGTGCGCTAAAATAATTCTTGTTTTACATGGTCATAATAAGAATCGCTCACCGGAATAATCACATCGGATAATTGCAAGTCTCTACCTTTTAATCCGGTGACATAATTTCTATTGACAATGTACGATCTATGCACTCTCATAAATAGACTGCTAGGCAACTCTTGTTCTAATGCCTTTAAACGCTGATTGCTGATTATTTTTTTAGTTTTCAGGTGAAAAGTTACATACTCACTATCACTTACTACAAAAAGGATATCGTAATACTTAACTTTATGAAGATCATACCCAGATTTAATGGTTATGGAATCCAATTTATCAATAGTGGTATTGGATTGTACCTTGTTGACCGCAGTAACAAAGCGTTCAAAGGTTATTGGTTTCAACAAGTAATCTACAGCATTTAATTCGTATCCTTCTAAAGCATAGTGAGAATAAGCCGTCGTAAAAATAACTTTGGTTTTAGACCCGAGCATTTTGGCAAAGTCCGTTCCTTTTATTTCTGGCATTTGAATGTCCAAAAACAATAGATCAACTTGTTTTTCCTTCATTATGCTCAAAGCTTCTAATGGATTCTCAGCTTCACCAACTAAATTTAAAAACTCTAATTTATCAATATAAGTTATTAACAAAGACCTAGCCAACTCTTCATCATCTACAACTATACAGTTTATACTATTCATGTAATCTAAGTTTTAAATTCACCTTAAACGCCTTAGAAGTTTCATTGATCACTAATTCATGTCGATCAGGATATAAGATAGCCAAACGCTTTTTCACATTTTCTATGCCAATACCGCCAACATCATCTTTTACAACAACATGCTCTGGTTTTGAATTTTCCAGCTCAAAATCAATACCATTAGTAAATGAAGTAATTTTTAAGTTGATAAATGTGCCTTCAATCTTTTCAATATTACTATGTTTTAAGGCGTTTTCCAAAAAAGGAATCAGCAACATGGGTACAATGGGCACATTTTGATCTTCAATAGAAAACGTAGTGGAAATAGGGTAGGTTTTACTACTCTTTAGGGAGAACAGTTTTATATAATTCTCAATATAATCTATCTCTTTGTATAACGGTACAATTTCTTGTTCGCATTCATATAGCACATAACGCAACATGTCTGATAAATAGCTAATGCTTTTTTGGGTTCTACCGGCATCAATTGCAGATAGTGCATAAATATTGTTCAAGGCATTAAATAGAAAATGAGGATTGATCTGTGATTTTAATAGCTTAAGCTCTGTTTGTAATGCTTCATTTTTATTGATGATAATTTCCTCTTCTTTACGTTGTGCAAACAAGAATATTTCTACAAGTGTTGCAATGATATAGGCAATTGTAATTAAAAGCAGATTAATAAAAAAACGTGAAGGTGGTCTACGTAATTCTTGCAAAGGTCTGCCGCCGTCAAACCTTGGTCCGGGTCTTGGTCCGGGCAAAGTACCCATATTCGGTTCGTTAACCATTCCTCCAGACCAAGGTATTACATTGGTCAAAATTAAGGTCAAGCCAACTACAACTGTAATGGATGCTATTGCAAATAAAATGTACTTTCTCCTTAATAAAAGGTATGGCACCGTTAAATAAATCAGTACAGCAATTACTATTATTTGAAAAATAAGTACCATACCGTTTTCCAGTACGAACTGAAAATCACTACCACTAAAGATCCATGCGGTAGACCAAACCAAAAGCCATAAGGCTACATGAAATACAATATTCTTATGTCTGTTCATGGTACAAATAAAAGGAATAAATTTTCAACCCAACCTTAAAAACAGTGCTATAAACCGCTGCTAATTAAACGTTCATTGTATATAGAATACCTTTCGCTTAAAAGTAAACGGCAAACACTTAAAACAACCATTCCGCATTAAAGATTCTTACATCTTTGCTAACGAATATTAGTTATAAAATTAAATATATATGAAACGTATTACATTAAAAACAGGATTGTTATTTGCCTTATTAGTAGCTTTTGGAACAGTAGCAGTTAACGCACAATCTAAAGGTGAAAGAAGAGAGCCCCCAACATATGCCAAACTTTTAGAAGAAATGGATGCAGATGAAGATGGCCAGCTTTCTAAAGAAGAAGTAAAAGGTCCATTAAAGGATAACTTTTCTGAAATAGATACCAATGAAGATGGTTTTATTTCTAAAGAGGAATTTGATGAGGCTCCAAAACCTAAAGGAAGACCTAGAAATTAATTTCTACACAGTTTATTTTAAATATTGATTCAATAAAACACCCCAGGGCAAGCCCATGAGGAATTCAAAGGAATCACAGTTTTAAATTTAAGGCAAGCCTCGGGGTATTATACCCTTTGGCGGTGCCAATAAAATTTGTTGAAGTTAGCCCAAAGCTTCATGGTCCGCCATGAAGCTTTATTTATCATCAATAAGATAAGCATATAAACAAATGGTCTTATTCAGAAAGGTTAGAAGTAGATTGATAAAATTAGAGAAATTCAAGACCTATTTAATCTACGCATTAGGCGAAATTCTACTTATAGTCATAGGTCTTCTAATTGCATGGAAGATCAATGATATCAACGAATCCAGAAAAAATAGAATTGTAGAAGTTAAAATCTACAAAAGTCTAAGTCAAGAACTGAATACAAATTTAGGTGTATTGGATAGTGCCATTGCAGACTATACCAAGAATATACAAACCTTGCAAAACACCATAAATTATTTGGGTATGGAACCTGCGGAATTAACTGCCGATGCCAAGTCAATGATCGTAAATCTAAATTACCATAAGACCATTGTTAGGGATGAAGCCATAAACTCAATTAATGCAACCAATAAATTTGAATTTATTGAAAGTGATTCGCTCAAAAAACTGATTGCCGCTTATCCCAATGAACTTGACAACTTTAACAATCAACAAATCAAGATTGAAAATATTATAAACGAGCGCCTAAAACCTATCATAGAAAAGCATATTTCATTAATTGAAATTTTACCAGAAGACAGCTATAATTATCAGCGTATGAAAAACTACGGCAACCGATCAAATTATCCGGATTTACTGGTAAGCAGAGAATATCAAAACAGTGTCATTGACAGGTTGTTACAAACCAA
Encoded proteins:
- a CDS encoding LytR/AlgR family response regulator transcription factor; the protein is MNSINCIVVDDEELARSLLITYIDKLEFLNLVGEAENPLEALSIMKEKQVDLLFLDIQMPEIKGTDFAKMLGSKTKVIFTTAYSHYALEGYELNAVDYLLKPITFERFVTAVNKVQSNTTIDKLDSITIKSGYDLHKVKYYDILFVVSDSEYVTFHLKTKKIISNQRLKALEQELPSSLFMRVHRSYIVNRNYVTGLKGRDLQLSDVIIPVSDSYYDHVKQELF
- a CDS encoding sensor histidine kinase; the protein is MNRHKNIVFHVALWLLVWSTAWIFSGSDFQFVLENGMVLIFQIIVIAVLIYLTVPYLLLRRKYILFAIASITVVVGLTLILTNVIPWSGGMVNEPNMGTLPGPRPGPRFDGGRPLQELRRPPSRFFINLLLITIAYIIATLVEIFLFAQRKEEEIIINKNEALQTELKLLKSQINPHFLFNALNNIYALSAIDAGRTQKSISYLSDMLRYVLYECEQEIVPLYKEIDYIENYIKLFSLKSSKTYPISTTFSIEDQNVPIVPMLLIPFLENALKHSNIEKIEGTFINLKITSFTNGIDFELENSKPEHVVVKDDVGGIGIENVKKRLAILYPDRHELVINETSKAFKVNLKLRLHE
- a CDS encoding EF-hand domain-containing protein; the encoded protein is MKRITLKTGLLFALLVAFGTVAVNAQSKGERREPPTYAKLLEEMDADEDGQLSKEEVKGPLKDNFSEIDTNEDGFISKEEFDEAPKPKGRPRN